Proteins from one Deltaproteobacteria bacterium genomic window:
- a CDS encoding LLM class flavin-dependent oxidoreductase produces MRFGIQLYPPKTAPEMAACAKKAMAQHSFDKVWVPDHLTYENVFVILAAIVSNTLAHVGSSVVNPFIRQPVDLASSFAALAHLAGAQGVTVGIGAGSSSSDMIYKKNRVGMTWEMVLFLRAMFAGQRARLGDYPALVDFFRLDPKAEAFLRLPPARAPEIFIAAAGPKMLKMAIDIGDGLIVSNLSFPTALVQRGALDVAMQQIAAAQEARSHKFTKVLHLHVSVSRNGDAARKFAKRMGAGALIGGHLLKQRMLQLPVPSATADAVQDGHRQGKSVDDMIDLISDDLLAEVGTVIAGTPEECLTQLDVMLRAAKPYKFDIFDMASPLGPDWDEAIDLICQEIIPELSAGYAGCPTRG; encoded by the coding sequence ATGCGCTTCGGCATTCAACTCTATCCACCGAAAACCGCGCCCGAGATGGCCGCCTGCGCCAAGAAGGCAATGGCGCAGCACAGCTTCGACAAAGTCTGGGTGCCCGATCATCTAACCTATGAGAATGTTTTCGTCATACTCGCAGCGATTGTCTCGAACACCTTGGCCCACGTCGGCAGCTCGGTGGTTAACCCTTTTATTCGCCAGCCAGTCGACCTGGCATCGAGCTTCGCCGCTCTCGCCCATCTCGCCGGCGCCCAAGGAGTGACCGTCGGCATCGGTGCCGGCTCGTCATCGTCGGACATGATCTACAAAAAAAATCGCGTCGGCATGACGTGGGAAATGGTCCTGTTCCTGCGCGCAATGTTCGCCGGCCAGCGCGCGAGACTCGGCGACTACCCGGCGCTCGTCGACTTCTTCCGCCTCGATCCGAAAGCCGAAGCCTTCCTGCGCCTCCCACCGGCGCGAGCACCTGAGATTTTCATCGCCGCGGCGGGACCGAAGATGTTGAAGATGGCCATCGACATCGGCGATGGCCTGATTGTCAGCAATCTCTCGTTCCCCACCGCGCTCGTGCAGCGCGGCGCACTCGATGTCGCCATGCAGCAGATCGCCGCTGCTCAGGAGGCCCGTTCGCACAAGTTCACCAAAGTGTTACATCTGCACGTCTCGGTGTCGCGCAACGGCGACGCAGCGAGAAAATTCGCCAAGCGCATGGGCGCCGGCGCCTTGATCGGCGGCCACCTGTTAAAGCAAAGAATGCTGCAACTGCCCGTCCCATCGGCAACCGCGGATGCCGTCCAAGACGGCCACCGCCAAGGCAAAAGCGTCGACGACATGATCGACCTGATCAGCGACGACCTCCTCGCCGAGGTCGGCACGGTCATCGCCGGCACGCCGGAGGAATGCCTGACCCAGCTCGACGTCATGCTACGCGCCGCCAAACCTTACAAATTCGACATCTTCGACATGGCCTCACCCCTTGGGCCGGATTGGGATGAAGCGATCGATCTCATCTGCCAGGAGATCATTCCGGAATTGTCAGCCGGCTACGCCGGCTGCCCCACACGCGGGTGA
- a CDS encoding ABC transporter substrate-binding protein, producing MAGRISRIRQIGWIVGVLFPLIAGVSAHGAQTSEKVRLAIPAKSMGYLPMYVAIHRGFMRDEGLELEIPNLRPNIAHSALLGGEIEYHGLAESGLRLAAKGSPMKSLFFSLRSPLYFLMAKPQIKTLQDLKGKIIGISSFGGATEVSTRIGLRHHGLDPDRDVTMILIGTENVRVAALSSGSIDATIAVPPSHVILRQKGFNLLLSLADVTDLPANGFTTLDRTLRDKREQVKRLLRGLSRGLAFAKERPKETIEIMAREWEIERAVAEEVYGPVSRALSKDGLASDAGLKEHFQIIQRLDKGIGEIPIPKVVDFQPLNEARRELGLR from the coding sequence ATGGCGGGACGGATCAGTCGGATCAGACAGATCGGATGGATCGTTGGCGTCCTGTTTCCTCTCATCGCGGGTGTTTCGGCCCACGGTGCGCAGACTAGTGAGAAGGTGAGGCTCGCCATCCCCGCCAAGTCCATGGGCTACTTGCCAATGTACGTGGCGATCCATCGCGGCTTTATGCGCGACGAGGGGCTGGAGTTGGAGATTCCCAATCTGCGCCCCAACATCGCGCACTCGGCGCTGCTCGGCGGTGAGATCGAGTATCACGGTCTCGCTGAATCGGGTCTACGCCTCGCGGCCAAGGGCAGCCCGATGAAGAGCTTATTCTTCTCGCTGCGCAGCCCGCTCTATTTTCTGATGGCCAAGCCGCAGATCAAGACGCTCCAAGATCTTAAAGGCAAGATCATCGGCATCAGCTCCTTTGGCGGTGCCACCGAAGTTTCGACGCGGATTGGCTTGCGTCACCACGGGCTCGATCCCGACCGCGACGTGACGATGATTCTGATCGGCACGGAAAACGTGCGGGTCGCCGCGCTCAGCTCTGGCTCCATCGACGCGACCATAGCGGTGCCGCCGTCGCACGTTATTCTCAGACAGAAGGGGTTTAACTTGCTGCTCTCGTTGGCTGACGTCACGGACCTTCCGGCCAACGGTTTTACCACTCTGGATCGCACCTTGCGCGATAAGCGCGAGCAGGTGAAACGCTTGTTGCGCGGCTTGTCGCGCGGTCTCGCCTTCGCAAAGGAACGGCCCAAGGAGACCATCGAGATCATGGCGCGCGAGTGGGAAATCGAGCGCGCCGTGGCTGAAGAAGTCTATGGGCCGGTGTCGCGCGCGCTCAGCAAAGACGGCCTCGCCAGCGACGCGGGGTTGAAAGAGCACTTTCAGATCATTCAGCGTCTCGACAAGGGCATCGGTGAAATTCCTATCCCCAAAGTCGTCGATTTCCAGCCGTTGAACGAAGCGCGCCGCGAATTGGGCTTGCGCTGA
- a CDS encoding amidohydrolase: MIIDADAHVEESEAMFERLDKEFRARRPLPIKLERDTVYGRYNAVWLIDGETYPKMVGKGGTIFRTPTLMEAATQKRESIGAQEITDVAARIKDMDKVKIDTQVVFPSLFLTHTADDVKLEAALLRAYNTFLGECAVASKNRIRFAALVPIRDMAASIKEIQRCAKIGAAAVMLQGLAWDKLLGDESLFPFYEVAADFNLPLCVHLGWGCPALTRLFDASTNFYSAILPVVMGFNSIMSSAAFEKIPKLRFSFLEAGAAWIPFMLKQVRRDNARRKLAQDPVEYFKTGRVFVSAEPDEDMNGIAALIGEDSFVLGSDYPHGDPSRQEDMVAEFRERDDLPKTMVEKMLSDNPRRLYGM; this comes from the coding sequence ATGATCATCGACGCTGATGCCCACGTGGAAGAGTCCGAAGCGATGTTCGAGCGGTTGGACAAAGAGTTCCGGGCGCGTCGGCCGTTGCCGATCAAACTCGAGCGCGACACGGTGTATGGCCGCTATAATGCCGTCTGGCTGATCGACGGCGAGACCTACCCGAAGATGGTCGGCAAAGGCGGGACGATTTTTCGCACGCCGACGTTGATGGAAGCGGCGACGCAGAAACGCGAATCCATCGGCGCCCAGGAGATCACGGACGTTGCTGCGCGCATCAAAGACATGGACAAGGTCAAGATCGACACGCAGGTGGTGTTTCCGAGCTTGTTCCTCACCCACACCGCTGACGACGTAAAATTGGAGGCAGCGCTGTTGCGCGCCTACAACACTTTTCTCGGCGAGTGCGCCGTTGCGTCGAAGAATCGCATTCGCTTCGCGGCGTTGGTGCCGATCCGCGACATGGCGGCGTCGATCAAAGAGATCCAACGCTGCGCTAAGATCGGCGCGGCGGCGGTCATGTTGCAAGGCTTGGCCTGGGACAAACTGCTCGGCGACGAGAGCTTGTTTCCATTCTACGAAGTGGCAGCGGATTTTAATCTGCCGCTCTGCGTGCATCTCGGTTGGGGCTGCCCGGCGCTGACGCGTCTGTTTGACGCGTCGACCAATTTTTACAGCGCGATCCTGCCGGTAGTAATGGGCTTCAACAGCATCATGAGCTCGGCGGCATTTGAGAAAATTCCCAAGCTGCGTTTCTCTTTTCTCGAAGCCGGCGCGGCGTGGATTCCGTTTATGCTCAAGCAAGTCCGGCGCGATAACGCGCGCCGCAAGCTGGCGCAAGATCCGGTCGAGTATTTCAAAACGGGCCGGGTCTTTGTCAGCGCCGAGCCGGACGAAGATATGAACGGGATTGCCGCGTTGATCGGCGAAGACTCGTTTGTGTTGGGCTCGGACTATCCGCACGGCGACCCGTCGCGGCAGGAAGATATGGTCGCGGAGTTTAGAGAACGGGACGACTTGCCCAAGACGATGGTAGAGAAAATGTTGTCGGATAATCCGAGAAGGCTCTACGGGATGTAA
- a CDS encoding SDR family NAD(P)-dependent oxidoreductase, with the protein MAQNEIALIVGTGPGLSASLARLFKREGMKVALASRSTDKLAGLVKEIDGRAYACDASDPKSVENLFQAVGQDIGDPTVVVYNASGRVRGPFAEFDPEEVRQTILVTCYGGFLVGQAAARRMLKAGGGTILFTGASASVKGYANSAAFAMGKMGLTGLVQSMARELQPKNIHVAQVVIDGGIANPARPERMASAGPDGTLDPDAIAQTYLQLHRQHRSSWASHIELRPWTEKF; encoded by the coding sequence ATGGCACAAAACGAAATCGCACTCATCGTCGGCACTGGCCCAGGCCTGAGCGCCTCGCTGGCGCGACTGTTCAAGCGCGAAGGCATGAAAGTCGCGCTCGCCTCGCGCAGCACCGACAAGCTCGCTGGTTTAGTCAAAGAGATCGATGGCCGCGCCTACGCCTGCGACGCGAGCGATCCCAAAAGTGTTGAGAATTTGTTTCAAGCGGTGGGCCAAGACATCGGCGATCCCACCGTCGTGGTTTACAACGCCAGCGGCCGCGTGCGCGGGCCCTTCGCCGAGTTCGATCCAGAAGAGGTGCGCCAGACAATACTCGTTACATGCTACGGCGGATTTCTCGTCGGCCAGGCGGCCGCCAGACGCATGCTCAAAGCCGGCGGCGGGACAATTTTATTTACCGGCGCGTCGGCCAGCGTCAAGGGCTACGCCAACTCCGCCGCTTTCGCCATGGGGAAAATGGGATTGACAGGACTGGTGCAAAGCATGGCGCGCGAGCTGCAACCAAAAAATATCCATGTCGCTCAAGTCGTCATCGATGGCGGCATCGCTAACCCGGCGCGCCCCGAGCGCATGGCCAGCGCCGGCCCCGACGGCACCCTCGACCCGGACGCGATCGCGCAAACCTATCTACAGCTGCATCGCCAGCACCGAAGCTCGTGGGCATCGCACATTGAATTGAGGCCGTGGACGGAAAAATTTTAG
- a CDS encoding putative sugar O-methyltransferase, which produces MNRMLQPSPRPVLLRDNRRLCAAQLARAKAICDEALEWVRDREAYIERHAVDRRFALPDANWSHDAPNEFVRLFQRVAQADAQTLAHFRGLAQVFSGYSLYRVCNGYGFSAATMELSATLDQEIAERLAQQNRIHIEDWRRMTNGLPRRFLFTPPALLGEVGHEVDGVIVNSDTCTYQERINLVYASGLADWLDEKLKTSGAVRVAEIGGGYGALCHWFMQAYPGASYTIIDLPESLLFSRLYVSLSWPNLATTVGLERAHQGVRFVPNYMAEQLPERFDLVINTLSMSEMSDYQIRRYADLIKRAWLKDGGFFFRTKPGQPQGRPAMRRASVTAGVSV; this is translated from the coding sequence ATGAACAGGATGCTGCAACCATCGCCGCGACCGGTGCTGCTGCGCGACAATCGGCGCCTTTGCGCTGCCCAATTGGCGCGTGCCAAAGCGATCTGCGACGAGGCGCTGGAATGGGTACGCGATCGTGAGGCCTACATCGAGCGCCATGCGGTGGACCGCCGCTTTGCGCTTCCCGATGCCAATTGGTCGCACGATGCGCCCAACGAATTTGTCCGTCTGTTTCAACGCGTGGCGCAAGCCGATGCCCAGACACTCGCTCACTTCCGCGGGCTTGCCCAGGTTTTTAGTGGCTACAGTCTGTACCGGGTTTGTAACGGCTACGGATTCTCTGCCGCCACAATGGAATTGTCGGCGACCTTGGACCAAGAGATTGCCGAGCGCTTGGCTCAACAGAACCGGATCCACATCGAAGACTGGCGGCGGATGACAAACGGCTTGCCGCGGCGATTTCTGTTCACACCTCCAGCGCTCTTAGGTGAAGTGGGGCATGAGGTCGACGGTGTGATCGTCAACAGCGATACTTGCACGTACCAGGAGCGGATCAATCTTGTTTATGCGTCGGGTCTGGCGGACTGGCTGGACGAGAAGTTGAAGACGAGTGGCGCAGTTCGCGTGGCAGAGATTGGCGGCGGCTACGGCGCCTTGTGTCACTGGTTCATGCAAGCTTATCCGGGCGCATCGTACACGATCATCGATTTACCGGAATCGCTGTTGTTCTCGCGGCTCTACGTTTCGTTAAGCTGGCCCAACCTCGCCACCACTGTGGGACTCGAACGGGCACATCAAGGAGTGCGTTTCGTGCCGAACTACATGGCCGAGCAGCTTCCCGAACGATTCGACCTGGTGATTAACACGCTCTCGATGAGCGAGATGAGTGACTATCAGATCAGGCGATACGCCGATCTGATCAAGCGGGCTTGGCTCAAAGATGGCGGGTTTTTTTTTCGAACAAAACCAGGACAACCGCAAGGCCGGCCTGCCATGCGCCGAGCGAGTGTTACGGCGGGAGTTTCCGTTTAG
- a CDS encoding sodium:calcium antiporter, with product MNDYIYLIAGIVCAGLGGELFVRGSVGLARSLRIPPGIVGATVAAFATSSPELAVSVSSALAHVPQIALGDALGSNVVNVALILALALTIAAIRCPRDSVKRDYTVALLLPVITGVLILDGQISRLDGAVLICIFVAWLIAVIIAAQRQRSATGNVLGERKLGKAIAECVVGLALLVSAGYLIVNGARGIAVALGIGEFVIGATVVAVGTSVPELATAIIAKMRGHDEVGLGTVLGSNIFNGVFIIGVAALIYPITVAWRDVTVALVFGFLAVAFTFPLRGGMIERRRGFLLLVLYAVYLGVILQR from the coding sequence GTGAATGACTATATCTATTTGATTGCGGGCATCGTTTGCGCCGGATTGGGCGGCGAATTGTTTGTCCGCGGTTCGGTCGGTTTGGCGCGCAGCCTCAGGATCCCGCCTGGCATCGTCGGCGCCACCGTGGCCGCCTTTGCGACCTCCAGCCCGGAGCTCGCGGTTTCGGTGAGCTCTGCCTTGGCGCACGTGCCGCAGATCGCCCTGGGCGACGCGCTCGGCAGCAATGTCGTCAATGTTGCGTTGATCCTTGCGTTGGCGCTGACGATTGCGGCGATTCGCTGCCCGCGCGACAGCGTCAAGCGCGACTATACTGTTGCTTTGCTGCTCCCGGTGATCACCGGTGTTTTGATATTGGACGGTCAGATCTCGCGCCTCGACGGCGCTGTTCTGATCTGTATCTTTGTCGCCTGGCTCATCGCGGTGATCATCGCAGCACAACGCCAGCGCAGCGCCACCGGCAATGTCTTGGGCGAGCGCAAGCTCGGCAAGGCGATTGCCGAATGCGTCGTTGGCTTGGCGCTGCTGGTTTCCGCGGGCTATTTGATCGTCAACGGCGCCCGGGGTATTGCGGTCGCCCTCGGCATCGGCGAATTTGTCATCGGCGCAACGGTGGTGGCGGTCGGCACTTCGGTGCCAGAGTTGGCGACCGCGATCATCGCCAAGATGCGCGGCCACGACGAAGTCGGGCTCGGCACCGTGCTCGGCAGCAATATCTTCAACGGCGTTTTCATCATCGGCGTTGCGGCGCTGATTTATCCGATCACCGTGGCCTGGCGCGATGTCACCGTCGCGCTAGTGTTCGGCTTTTTGGCAGTGGCATTCACGTTTCCGCTGCGCGGTGGGATGATTGAAAGACGGCGCGGGTTTTTGCTCTTGGTCCTTTACGCGGTTTATCTCGGCGTGATACTGCAACGCTGA